GACCACGACATCAAGACAGAACGGCGCATCGCCGAACGCGACGACTGAATTTTCCTGGCGGGGCAGGCGTTGTTGCATGGTTGATCGCGATGTCCGAGACGTGGTCGCGCACCAGTACGGCGCCACGACGGCCCGGCTGGATATGGCAGCTTCCGCATCACGAAGGACGCAGGACTGCTCCACGCCCAGTTGGGCCGTCAGCCTTCTTGAGTCCACAGATGGCGAACTCGTCCTGGACCGCCGTCGGCGCGGGCGGCATGCTGACCGGCGTGAACGCCGCGACGTGGACCCTGATCGGTTTGCTGGGCACCAGCACCTTCGCAGCCATCGGCGTCCTCGCTGCGGCTCTGTTCTCGCAGATCTCTCGCGTCGACGGGTTGGGTGACAAGCTGGACCGAGTGCGCGACGAGCTGCTCGGCCGCATCGACACCACCCGAGTGGAGCTGCGCGACGAGCTCACTACGCGCATGGACGCGGGACATGCCGACCTCGGGCGCCGCATCGACGCGCTCGAGCACCGCATCGCGGAACACCTGGCGCACCATGCCGCCTAGGGTCAGTCGGCGACGTCGCGGGCGCTGACGATCTTGTCGGGCCTCAGCCGCACCAGAAGCTCACCCGGCACGGCATTGCGTGCGCCGTACTCCCCCGCACGGTCCTCGCCCATGTAGCGGCCGCCGAGCCGCGCCGCCCATCGACGGAGCTCGTCGCTGTCTTCGCTCATGGCGACCGAACCTTCGATGGTGACGAAGGAGTATGGCGGGCGGTCGTCCTGCACGACGAGCGTGGCCCGCGGGTCCGCGCGCAGGTTACGGCCCTTGACGGTCTCCGCACCGGTCGTGAAGACCAGGTCGTCGCCGTCGGCGTCCCACCAGACCGGGGCTGCGTGCGGCCGCCCGTCGGGGCGGACCGTCGCAAGGACGCCGGGGCGCGGAGCCTTCAAGAACTCGCGCAGCTCTTCGCGGCTCATGCGGTGATAGGGCACGGCTCGACCCTACGAGGCGCGGAGAGACCCGGCCGCCCCCTCGGCCTGAGGAGTTGTCCACAGCTGCGTATCGCGTGTCGTTTCTGTCGGTACGCCGGACCACAATGATGCTCGAACACCAGTTCGATTCATCCGGATGGAGATTGCCTCATGGGCTGGCAGGCGACGCTCGACGACGCGCTCGGGCAGTGCCGAGCGGTCGACGTGACCGCGCTGCCCGACGTGGCGCTCCTGGCCGAGCTGGACGGGTTGCTGGCCGCCCGTGACGTCCTGGACGGGCTGATCGCCCGCCGGCTGGAGGTCGCCGACGTCCGGCAGGCGACCGTGGCCGAGTGCGGGCTGACCACGACGATGTGGCTGCGTTCGCACGCCCGGCTGTCGGCGCACGAGGCCCGGCAACGGATGTTCGTCGCCCGATCGTTGGCCCACAGCGCGGTGCTGGCCGAGACGGTCGACGCCGGCCAGGTCACCCAGGCCAGCGCCCGGATCATCGCCTCCACGCTGCGTCAGCTCGACCCGGACGACCGAGAGGCCGGTGCGGGCATCCTGGTCGAGCTGGCCGCTCAGGCGCCACCGGAGCAGGTCGGTGTGGCCGCCCGCCACCTGCTGCACGCCACTGCCGCCGCCGAGACCCGGGAGACCGCCGAGCAGCGTCG
The Mycobacteriales bacterium genome window above contains:
- a CDS encoding PPOX class F420-dependent oxidoreductase, with amino-acid sequence MSREELREFLKAPRPGVLATVRPDGRPHAAPVWWDADGDDLVFTTGAETVKGRNLRADPRATLVVQDDRPPYSFVTIEGSVAMSEDSDELRRWAARLGGRYMGEDRAGEYGARNAVPGELLVRLRPDKIVSARDVAD